TTTCGCCTCGCTGCTCGAGATGTTCTCGCAGCGCAGCCGCGAGCCGGTGATCGCCCAGCGTTATCTTCCCGAGGTGCGCAAGGGCGACAAGCGCATCATCCTGATCGACGGCAAGGCGGTCGGTGCGATCGACCGCGTGCCGGCGGCCGGCGAGGCGCGCTCCAACATGCATGTCGGCGGCAAGGCCGTGAAGGCTTCGCTTACGAAGCGCGACATCGAGCTGTGCGAGACGATCGGGCCGGAACTGGCGAAGCGCGGCCTGATCTTCGTCGGCATCGACGTCATCGGCGACTACCTCACGGAGATCAACGTCACGTCGCCGACCGGCCTGCAGCAGATCAACCGCTTCGACGGCGTCGCGCTCGAGGCGCAGATCTGGGACCGGATCGAGGTCCGTTACCAGGAAACCCGCGGGAGCAGGTGATGATCCGACGTTCGCTTCTTTCCCTCTCGATCATCCTCTCGGCCGGCGCAGCTGTCGCGCAGTCGACGAATTCCGACCTGTTCGGCCAGAAGCAGATCGTGCGGGCCGTGCTCGAGGGAGACGACGAGAAGGTGCGACAGGCGCTGCTGAAGCAGGAGAGCCCGAACCAGACCGCCAACAACGGTTCGCCCCTGCTGACGGTGGCGGTCCGCGCCGGACATATTCCGGTCGTCGAGACCCTGCTGAAGGGAGGCGCCAGGCCCGACGCGGTCGATCCCGAGGGCTACACCGCGCTCATGCGCGCGACCGAGAAGGGCGATGTCGAGATCGCCGAAATCCTGCTGCGCCGGAACGCCAGCACGCGAGTGCAGAATCGTCAGGGCCAGACGGCGCTGATGATCGCCTCGGCCCGCGGCTACGCGGAGATCGTGCGGTTGCTGCTCGAAAAGAAGGCTGACCCGAACTCGCGCGACTTCACCGGGCGCACGGCGCTGGGCTATGCCAGGCAGGCCAATCGCGGTTCGATCGAGGCGATGTTGCGCCGGGCCGGCGGCAAGGAATGACCGCTTCCGGGACGACGCCGATCCGGATCACCGGCTCGCTGGCGATCGACCCGGAGGAAATCCAGGAAAGCTTCGTTCGGGCGGCAGGCCCGGGGGGCCAGCACGTCAACACCACATCGACGGCGGTGCAGTTGCGCTTCGACGTTCGCCGTTCGCCGTCGCTGCCCGACGACGTGCGGCAACGGCTGGAACGCCTGGCCGGACGGCGCCTGACGCGCGACGGCGTACTGATTCTCGTGGCGCAGGGACAGCGCAGCCAGCTGCGCAATCGCGAGGAGGCGCTTGCCCGCCTGGTCGAGCTGATCCGCGAGGCGACCTACAAGCCCGCGCCGCGCGTGAAGACAAAGGTGAGCCGCGCCGCCAAGCGTCGTCGCGTCGACGACAAAAAGCGTCACGGGGCCGTCAAATCGCTGCGCCAGGCCCGGCGATCCGACGACTGACGCCGCGCCGCATGTTGCGCTAAGGTCGCGGCCTCGCAGTGGAAGAGGTGTGCCGTGACGGATGTTCGCAAGGAGACAGACAGCCTCGGTGAGGTGAGCGTGCCCGCCGACAAGCTCTGGGGCGCCCAGACCCAGCGGTCGCTCGAGCATTTCAGCATCGGCAAGGACCTGATGCCACGCGAGATGATCACCGCCTACGCGACGCTGAAGAAGGCCTGCGCCAACGCCAATCATGCGGGCAAGCGGCTGGACGACACCGCGCACAAGCTGATCCTCGAGACCTGCGACGAGATCCTGGCCGGCCAGCACCACGACATGTTCCCGCTGCACGTCTGGATGACCGGCAGCGGCACGCAGTTCAACATGAACGTGAACGAGGTGATCTCGAACCGCTGCTGCCAGCTTGCGGGCACGCCGCTCGGCTCGAAGAAGCCGGTGCATCCCAACGACCACGTCAACATGTCGCAGTCGTCGAACGATTCGTTTCCGTCGACGATGTATATCGCGGCCGCCGTGAACACCAAGGAGCGGTTGCTGCCGTCGCTGAAGGCGCTGCACGATGCGATCGATGCCAAGGCGAAGGAATGGGCCAGCATCGTCAAGATCGGCCGCACCCACATGCAGGACGCGACGCCGATCACGCTCGGCCAGGAATGGTCGGGCTATGCCGGCATGCTGGCCGACAACATCGAGAGGATCGAGGATGCGCTGAAGGGCGTCTATCGCCTGGCACTGGGCGGCACGGCGGTGGGCACCGGCATCAATGCGGCGCCCGGCTTCGCCGAGGAAGCGGCGGCCGAGATTGCCAAGCTGACCGGCCTGCCGTTCGTCACGGCGCCCAACAAGTTCACGGTGCAGGGCGCGCACGACGCGCTGGTGCAGCTCTCGGGCGCGTTTCGCACGCTTGCGGTCTCGCTCTACAAGATCGGCAACGACATCCGCCTGATGTCGTGCGGCCCTCGCGCCGGTTTCGCCGAGCTGCACATCCCGGAGAACGAACCGGGCTCCTCGATCATGCCGGGCAAGG
This DNA window, taken from Reyranella humidisoli, encodes the following:
- the fumC gene encoding class II fumarate hydratase, with protein sequence MTDVRKETDSLGEVSVPADKLWGAQTQRSLEHFSIGKDLMPREMITAYATLKKACANANHAGKRLDDTAHKLILETCDEILAGQHHDMFPLHVWMTGSGTQFNMNVNEVISNRCCQLAGTPLGSKKPVHPNDHVNMSQSSNDSFPSTMYIAAAVNTKERLLPSLKALHDAIDAKAKEWASIVKIGRTHMQDATPITLGQEWSGYAGMLADNIERIEDALKGVYRLALGGTAVGTGINAAPGFAEEAAAEIAKLTGLPFVTAPNKFTVQGAHDALVQLSGAFRTLAVSLYKIGNDIRLMSCGPRAGFAELHIPENEPGSSIMPGKVNPTQAEALTMIAVQVMANDVAVGFGGASGYLEMNVYKPLMIYNVAHSITLMTDGCANFRRFLVEGTQPNLKKIKEYVDRSLMLVTALAPVIGYDKASKIAHYAIDHDLTLKEAALKLEYVSEAEFDKVVDPSKMVHPYVATE
- the arfB gene encoding alternative ribosome rescue aminoacyl-tRNA hydrolase ArfB, encoding MTASGTTPIRITGSLAIDPEEIQESFVRAAGPGGQHVNTTSTAVQLRFDVRRSPSLPDDVRQRLERLAGRRLTRDGVLILVAQGQRSQLRNREEALARLVELIREATYKPAPRVKTKVSRAAKRRRVDDKKRHGAVKSLRQARRSDD
- a CDS encoding ankyrin repeat domain-containing protein, which translates into the protein MIRRSLLSLSIILSAGAAVAQSTNSDLFGQKQIVRAVLEGDDEKVRQALLKQESPNQTANNGSPLLTVAVRAGHIPVVETLLKGGARPDAVDPEGYTALMRATEKGDVEIAEILLRRNASTRVQNRQGQTALMIASARGYAEIVRLLLEKKADPNSRDFTGRTALGYARQANRGSIEAMLRRAGGKE